Proteins from a genomic interval of Oncorhynchus clarkii lewisi isolate Uvic-CL-2024 chromosome 15, UVic_Ocla_1.0, whole genome shotgun sequence:
- the LOC139366796 gene encoding histone-lysine N-methyltransferase EZH2-like, whose amino-acid sequence MDGSSNQPCDHPRQPCDSSCPCVTAQNFCEKFCQCSSECQNCFPGCRCKAQCNTKQCACYLAVRECDPDLCLTCGAAEHWDSKNVSCKYCSIQRGAKKHLLLAPSDVAGWGIFIKEPVQKNEFISEYCGEIISQDEADRRGKVYDKYMCSFLFNLNHTHTHTHTHTHTQKGQDEKVSYSRV is encoded by the exons ATGG ATGGCTCGTCCAACCAGCCATGTGACCACCCCCGCCAGCCCTGTGACTCCTCCTGCCCCTGCGTCACCGCTCAGAACTTCTGTGAGAAATTCTGCCAGTGCAGCTCAGAGT gtcagaACTGTTTCCCAGGATGCAGGTGTAAGGCCCAGTGCAACACCAAGCAGTGTGCGTGTTACCTGGCGGTCAGGGAGTGTGACCCTGACCTGTGTCTGACCTGCGGAGCCGCTGAACACTGGGACAGCAAGAACGTCTCCTGTAAATACTGCTCCATACAGAGGGGGGCCAAGAAG CACCTACTCTTAGCGCCATCTGACGTCGCAGGCTGGGGCATCTTCATCAAAGAGCCAGTTCAGAAGAATGAGTTCATCTCTGAGTACTGTGGAGAG ATAATCTCCCAAGATGAGGCTGATCGCAGAGGGAAGGTCTATGACAAATACATGTGTAGCTTCTTGTTCAacctcaaccacacacacacacacacacacacacacacacacacacaaaa GGGTCAAGATGAGAAAGTCTCCTACAGCCGTGTTTAA
- the LOC139366797 gene encoding histone-lysine N-methyltransferase EZH2-like: protein MMMIRTPPAAQVVDWSAAEASLFRVLIGTYYDYCPIARLLGTKTCRQVYEFRVKESSIIARTPAENEDTPPRKKKRKHHR, encoded by the exons atgatgatgataaGGACACCACCAGCAGCTCAG GTTGTTGATTGGAGCGCTGCCGAGGCTTCACTCTTTAGGGTTCTCATCGGAACCTACTATGACTACTGCCCTATAGCACGACTCCTAGGAACCAAGACCTGCAGACAG GTGTACGAGTTCCGTGTAAAGGAGTCTAGTATCATCGCTCGCACCCCGGCCGAGAACGAAGACACGCCCCCTCGCAAGAAGAAGCGGAAACACCACAGGTGA